One window from the genome of Trichoplusia ni isolate ovarian cell line Hi5 chromosome 13, tn1, whole genome shotgun sequence encodes:
- the LOC113500034 gene encoding fatty acid desaturase 1-like codes for MKLLVFLVLGAVIAEAAATREATKLLGGGLQSFGQAAEQAKGQMTDNFPRSVEDFSQFTDKSKQSQRHFTRAEVSRCAGRGRSCLYIIYNKLVLDLTDFAKFHPGGSGLLSRYAGSDATAAMRATGMPPAVFDTLLQRFVIGTLVQD; via the exons TTATTGCGGAGGCAGCAGCGACTCGAGAGGCTACTAAACTGCTGGGTGGTGGGCTGCAGTCGTTCGGGCAGGCAGCAGAACAGGCCAAGGGTCAGATGACCGACAACTTTCCCCGAAGTGTTGAGGACTTCTCCCAGTTCACTGACAAGTCTAAACAG AGTCAGCGTCACTTCACGCGTGCCGAGGTGTCGCGCTGCGCCGGCCGCGGCCGCTCTTGTCTCTACATCATCTACAACAAGCTCGTGCTGGACCTCACCGACTTCGCCAAGTTC CACCCGGGCGGGTCGGGCTTGCTGAGCCGGTACGCGGGAAGCGACGCGACGGCCGCCATGCGCGCCACCGGCATGCCGCCCGCCGTCTTCGACACCTTGCTGCAGAGGTTCGTCATCGGCACACTT GTGCAGGACTGA
- the LOC113500049 gene encoding cytochrome b5-like isoform X1, which translates to MRVTSLAEGAALSADIDTYLRGIVAIDSYQVVLPVDGRYIYTMAELKRYTYADVAIRNGTKGQPIWMVYKDVVYDFTSYKDEHPGGYDTLMEGAGIDATSAFDDAGHSSDAYKQLEPYKIGVIVDEEKKYDANGKKIKKQKVVAVQPEKQNTSRSCMNLITCGLIG; encoded by the exons AtgcgcgtgacgtcactggcgGAGGGCGCCGCACTATCTGCCGATATCGATACTTATCTCCGAGGTATCGTCGCTATCGACAGTTATCAGGTAGTGCTGCCCGTCGACGGACGATACATAT ACACAATGGCTGAGTTGAAGCGCTACACATACGCGGACGTGGCCATCCGCAACGGCACCAAGGGCCAGCCCATCTGGATGGTGTACAAGGACGTCGTCTACGACTTCACCTCATACAAAGATGAA CACCCCGGCGGCTACGACACCCTGATGGAGGGCGCGGGTATCGACGCCACGTCCGCCTTCGACGACGCGGGGCACTCCAGCGACGCCTACAAACAGCTGGAGCCTTACAAGATCGGAGTCATCGTTGAT gagGAAAAGAAGTACGATGCAAACGGCAAGAAGATCAAGAAGCAGAAGGTGGTAGCCGTACAGCCTGAGAAGCAGAACACGAGCAGGAGTTGCATGAACCTGATCACGTGCGGCCTCATCGGCTGA
- the LOC113500049 gene encoding cytochrome b5 type B-like isoform X2 has protein sequence MAELKRYTYADVAIRNGTKGQPIWMVYKDVVYDFTSYKDEHPGGYDTLMEGAGIDATSAFDDAGHSSDAYKQLEPYKIGVIVDEEKKYDANGKKIKKQKVVAVQPEKQNTSRSCMNLITCGLIG, from the exons ATGGCTGAGTTGAAGCGCTACACATACGCGGACGTGGCCATCCGCAACGGCACCAAGGGCCAGCCCATCTGGATGGTGTACAAGGACGTCGTCTACGACTTCACCTCATACAAAGATGAA CACCCCGGCGGCTACGACACCCTGATGGAGGGCGCGGGTATCGACGCCACGTCCGCCTTCGACGACGCGGGGCACTCCAGCGACGCCTACAAACAGCTGGAGCCTTACAAGATCGGAGTCATCGTTGAT gagGAAAAGAAGTACGATGCAAACGGCAAGAAGATCAAGAAGCAGAAGGTGGTAGCCGTACAGCCTGAGAAGCAGAACACGAGCAGGAGTTGCATGAACCTGATCACGTGCGGCCTCATCGGCTGA
- the LOC113499868 gene encoding zinc finger BED domain-containing protein 4-like: MSPPIKSNVWDYFEPNKEDQDKANCKICKKSYSRKGRTTSSLKNHLKSMHSEEFSTFENISKEKKLQQMKSDANKVTTPLQESKKQLSLEEVVLKEKKWDVNNLNSKKIDKLIGEMIALQNLPFNFVEGLGFRRLMQELAPRYNFRGRNFFTDFVCKELYSKVAQKVKGLIENFDNMSFTSDIWSDPSSNASLLSLTCHGIAENFDRSSIILKCETFDGRHTGDLVAEKFSNMLSEWNIKKQQLHCLIRDEGSNMKRAARLAALNDIDCTVHKIQLAIRSCLGSQENIKILKQKCKRISTHFNHSTIAQKQLQSIQDRLNQPHLKVFQDCVTRWNSTFYMFERFSKIKDALSLYMNDNEIDPVLPEEWKMIESFIQLLGPFEEATRELSSSSALISSVIPIIQMLEKKVDDYLTRSQEFDPIRQAVTTLKNELSTKFSSLGENNLYTIATYLDPRYKHKFFTPVTEEKIKDDIIKMINIENDNFESVNTNAKRAKITDCMENETEQLGPGTSGFNKKPCLKNDLAMMLDSSSEDESQDEPENSSVEAVLKKSYLLTVLKKNKCE; this comes from the exons ATGTCACCACCGATCAAAAGTAATGTATGGGATTATTTTGAACCAAATAAAGAAGACCAGGATAAAGCTAAttgtaaaatatgcaaaaaaagcTACTCTCGCAAGGGCCGCACCACGTCGTCTTTAAAAAACCATCTTAAGTCGATGCACTCAGAAGAATTTTCTACATTTGAGAACattagtaaagaaaaaaaattacaacagaTGAAATCTGACGCAA aTAAAGTTACCACTCCTCTGCAAGAATCAAAGAAACAACTTTCATTAGAGGAAGTGGTTCTAAAAGAAAAGAAGTGGGACGTCAATAACTTGAATtctaaaaaaattgataaactCATTGGAGAAATGATTGCACTTCAAAATTTAccgtttaattttgttgaaggGCTAGGTTTTCGTAGACTGATGCAAGAATTAGCACCAAGATATAACTTTAGGGGACgcaatttttttacagattttgtaTGCAAGGAATTATATAGCAAAGTGGCTCAAAAAGTTAAAGGATTAATCGAAAATTTTGATAACATGTCGTTTACGTCTGACATTTGGTCGGATCCTAGCTCAAACGCTTCTTTGCTTAGCCTGACTTGCCATGGAATTGCAGAAAACTTTGATAGATCATCGATAATATTGAAATGTGAGACATTTGACGGCCGTCACACTGGTGACTTAGTTGCTGAAAAATTCAGTAACATGCTTTCTGAAtggaacattaaaaaacaacaactgcATTGCCTAATCAGAGATGAAGGGTCTAATATGAAACGAGCCGCGCGATTAGCAGCATTAAATGATATAGACTGTACTGTTCACAAGATACAACTGGCTATCCGTAGTTGTTTAGGTTCtcaagaaaacataaaaatactaaaacaaaagtgTAAGAGAATTTCGACCCATTTCAATCACTCTACCATTGCCCAGAAACAACTGCAATCAATTCAGGACAGACTGAATCAACCGCACCTGAAAGTGTTTCAAGATTGTGTAACACGATGGAACAGTACATTCTACATGTTCGAGCGTTTTTCAAAGATAAAGGATGCTCTGAGCCTTTACATGAATGATAATGAAATTGACCCTGTTCTACCAGAAGAATGGAAAATGATTGAAAGTTTCATTCAATTACTGGGACCTTTTGAGGAAGCAACACGGGAACTGAGCAGCTCTTCTGCTCTTATTTCATCTGTGATACCGATAATACAAATGcttgaaaaaaaagttgatgACTATTTAACAAGATCGCAAGAGTTTGATCCGATTCGTCAGGCTGTAACGACTTTGAAAAACGAACTTTCTACAAAGTTTTCTAGCTTGGgagaaaacaatttatataccaTCGCTACCTACTTAGATCCTCGCTATAAGCACAAATTTTTCACACCGGTGACTGAAGAAAAGATTAAAgatgacattataaaaatgataaatattgagAATGACAATTTTGAATCAGTTAATACCAATGCCAAAAGGGCTAAAATAACTGATTGCATGGAAAATGAAACAGAACAACTAGGACCAGGGACTTCAGGTTTCAACAAAAAGCCATGCTTAAAAAACGACCTGGCTATGATGTTAGATTCGTCGAGTGAAGACGAAAGTCAAGATGAGCCAGAAAATAGTAGCGTTGAAGCTGTATTAAAAAAGAGTTACTTGCTTACCGtactaaaaaagaataaatgtgAGTGA